The Perca fluviatilis chromosome 18, GENO_Pfluv_1.0, whole genome shotgun sequence genomic interval cacacacacacacacacacacacacatacacacacatgtatgcatgtaGCTAGTGATTAGACGACGTCTGATTCCGACGTTAAtgaaggtaacgttagctagatgTTTTACTGTTTGCTCCCAGCGGGTCGGTCCGTTGCCGTGTGTTGTTTGAATGCATGACGTGTTCCCTCCTAAAGGCTGTCTGTTGTCTTAACGCTAACCAAGTTACGGTTAAAGAGACCGCTCCGCACGTTATagctacatacatacatacattgcaTTAAAAAGAATACCATTTACTACTATTCAAGACGACAAACCGTCAGccagtaaaatatatttattttatgtagaaATAGTGTAACTGAGAGAGTGTAAAAACACGCATGTGACTTTAAGTTAACAAAACAATTAACAACATTGTTCCAAATAATTTCAGATCTAATTACATCTGATGGCGTTACGTTTTATATAAAGTCTCCTGACAATACAGAGTAATATAATAAGCAGTGACACATGTGATGGCAGGTTATCAACACAGGGAGGGAGTTTGTGTTGCCGTGTTATTAAAGGAAGGCGCGCAGATGTCTCCTGCTGCTATGGCTTAGGGTTAGGGGCTGCTGTGAGAAAACAACTCAGTTCACATGTTGCATTGCATTTCAAAGGTGGAGctaaacaggtgtgtgtgtgtgtgtgtgtgtgtgtgtgtgtgtgtgtgtgtgtgtgtgtgtgtgtgtgtgtgtgtgtgtgtgtgtgtgtgtgtgtgtgtgtgtgtgtgtgtgtgtgtgtgtgtgtgtgtgtgtgtgtgtgtgtgtgtgtgtgtgtgtgtgtgtgtgtgtgtgtgtgtgtgtgtgtgtgtgtgtgtgtgtgtgtgtgtgagacttgtATTTAAAACTCCTCCTAGTCCAGTCCGTATCCTTTCATCAGCCCAGCATGAGATCTGATGGTGGGAAACGGACTTCCACATCCCATATGGAACAAGCCAGGAGAGCAGCACAGGGACTTACTTTGGGTGTGTCATATCCACGTGCTTTTCACTTACATGTTGTGGACTCTTATGTTTTACAATCTTAGATCAAATGGATTAGGGGTTGACTGCCTTTGTGTGACTCTCCCCGTAAGCCAACTTCtcaactgttgttgttgttgttgttgttgttgttaatttgTGTATAGAGGCATTCAGGAGATTTGATTGGACAGCAGAGTGGTTTAGTAGTCAATGGTCCGCTCTTATTGTCAGTTTTGAACACAAAGGGGTTCTTTGATATGTATATTAATTTATCCTCAGATGGATAATTTAGGGTAAAAATTCAACCTGTACAACTCAAAGCAGTTTCTATATGATACCTGCCATTTACTGAAGTATGGCGCTGTGTTAACCACTGGCTTTTTAATTAGCAGGGCTGCTGACTGGAGGCTGGCCCTACGTTAGGCAATACAATGTGGCTAAAATTTAAAGACCTACATTTGCTTTGCTGAAACCAAAGAATGTGTTTAAGTCAGTCTTCTTTTCTCTCAGTAACTTCCTTTTGTTGTTAAGGTGCCACTAATCAAACATTCCTTCGTATTGCAACGAGTCCTTTATGTTTGTATGCTGGCAGTTACAAGGCGATGTGGAAAAGTGATTTAGAGACAGAAACATGCCCATGCTTCCATTTATCTCTATGAAGGTTTTTTGAAAGAGCTGTGTGTGACACAAGTGTATGTCTATACATGGTTtgcctttttcattttctttttctttcatcttGCAATTATTCAGCGGTTGGTTTCTGCAGCATGGCAGAAAAGTCCACAGAACTCAGTGGGCGTGCAGTGATATATCACTACTTTAGGCTGCAGATTTGGCAAAGCTACGAGCACAGTTTAGTTTCCTGTCATCATGTGTACAGTGTCTCTGTGAGACAGACAGCTCTGGGTGAGCCCAGCAGGGACATACCTGTCAGCAGTTCTGCAGTAGGACACGGAGCCTCCTGCTCACTCACTAATGCTGCTGACCTGGCCTGGACTGCCTCTTTGTGTAAGGGGTGCACTCTACAGTCACATTGGGCCTTTCTAAAGTGCTAGCTTATGGATGTGGCCCAGACTCTCAAAATGCTGCCATGGTCTTGAAACAATTTGATCAGGTGTGTAAACACAGACCGCATTTCAAACCGAAGAGATGGAAATGGTCTAATTCATAGTCTTAATGAAGTCTGACATATTGTGATACTGTATTGACCTTTGTGGTAAAGTCACTGTACCCCTCCAGGATATTATCAAGTTATCTGAACAATGCTGAAGCAGGTACAGCCAAATAATCCATATCACAGACAGCTAGGCTACATGTAGCAGGGCAGTTGGCTGAGTTTaacatgtgtgttttttgagtAAAAGGTTGACCTCACCTTGCTGTACCATTCATCTGCCTAGCTTCCTTTCACACATGAGCAAACGGAGTTAAATCGGAAACATTTTTCTATGTAGCTCAGTGATTCCCTGTCTGAGTATTTTTCATGGTGTCCTAGGCCTCAAACATTTCCCAATAATGATTGTGAAAAGTAAGTTGGTCTCATTAATTACAGCAGCAGCTGTCAGTATTTTATATTGCATGGAAGTTTGGaatgatattgtattgtgaGCAGTTACTCGTAGTTCCAGTGTATATAAATGCAGTGGAGAGACAGAAAGTTGTGCCATAAAGAGACAGGGACAATGAGCCCATTGAGATTTTGAGAGGGCTCTATAGTTATCATTGAACTCATGCTGTGCTTCAGCGGACTgtaaggcctcctgcacactggctgcgtggcgtgagcgtgtcagccgcgtggcgtgtctgtttttattttggctcccatgttaaccgGTTAGAGCTTGCCAAGGGgataagcttcgcttcagaactcgaacctcctatggcgccattttgatgctacaaagcgatcacctgccgttagcattccactgggtagcattcattttgacctcacttgacagtgaataactttacatctgaagcgtttaaagactctatttgtccgttgtttatttctaaagaaacatgacaatgtataaaaggctccattaccttgtacctcacgttatggctccgtagcagacgtttttgtaaaaaaaggctaacgattgtgtcacatagtagaggaattaccgtatagtacaggagaagctcgcaggcagttacgacttacatgagctgtttaggtttaattactaatgttaactatcattttagttagcaataattagcctgtgcctatgttatctccttacatatacctacactctccatctctgtaagattgggaatgattgagatttctcttggcacagctaccagaagacttacaactttcagacacgttgctcacgtaacatttacgttgtctctctcagttggaggctgcacagtaaagctagcgatcaccggaaaagtgcttctaatagccttcaccggtctccgtccagagcaacgggatttgttggtccattcttatactgtctatggagcttacacactgccgtgTGACATGCACGGCAAAAGCTATGGCTCAAGCCGCACTGAAAACGTGTgcgtgctagaaataggaccgacgcctatttttcacgcgacacgcaagcatgttggaagcgtttccatgCAAAATGGAATAGGAAAagatatgtcattttgacacaaatacatttaataaatgacatgttgatgtttgaaagtctcgaggttttgacataaatgcagatataaatgtcatttaaaaaaattattgattttcaaatattgcacctgtcagtaCACGACGAAATAttttgtagcctattttgccgtcaatactgccaacgttgtctttgctgtaatcaaatcggtatatatttatgtttatgggaaacatacatgtgtacagacaaggctagcagcagcgccgcgacagacacgtttctggtgtgcaaagacatagaaaacgccacgcagccgccacgcaactgaaacgtcacgctcacgccacgtaggcctgtcacgataacaaattttgctggatgataaattgtcccagaaattattgcgataaacgataatattgtcgttgagagaccattttcatctaatatgatataatgataatggcataataatgcaggtacaccttttcaaagatcaataaacttttatttctaaagaatatttaacactgcaactggaagacattttaaatatccacaatatgtctttgatctcttCAGTATGTTGTCTTTCACGCTGTTgtttgccgtttgtgacacgtatgTTCTCCCAGGTAATTCATAGCCTGCTGGCTGTCAAACATTTGCAGCATTCCTCGAgtgttaataaattaaatctgtctatatggctatctgccacatggtgAGTAAATGTTTGTAGCAAAATAGTTCTGTCTTTCAGTCTTCATAttggcgaaggtgcggcttctgctcctctgcaggtcggagcttcgttGGGGggggccgacacacacacacacacacacacacacacacacatcaggggTGTGATTCTTCCGGATAAATCCGGAAATCCGTTTTTTCCGACCTGAAAATGAGACTCTCGTAAATTTTTTAGGAgaaggggttaaggttaggatagccgattggtcaggggataagaCCTGAACAATATCAGGTTACGTTGGTTTGttatattcaattttatagcatttgaagaaaaaaaaattaaatggttttaaaacagtatcctgactaaactttaacatacaccagtctgtgatccactcaacatcctctgatcttaactgttagtcaaaataattaataatttctgcttttttacctAAAAAAAATAGGTACAATGTCATAAATTTGGTGAATAAAGAAagcttttttgacaaaaacctttttaaattttttttgcagaaagCGACAAACGGGCCAGAAAAAAGCGctaaaaaaagtgaattttcaATTTTTACCCAGAAGGACAAGgcaatacaacacaaggtttaaacGTGACAATGACTAAGacatatagtttaaaaaaaactacagtaaaacatgtgatcatgtgaaattgtatatatacaataccTTGGCCACAATTTCTGTAGCTTCCTTTTCAACTAAAACAGTTAATTTTATATTGTGGTGCTTTCCTCAGGTATTTGGAGAAACCAACAAAAATCTGTATATTCTCAAATAGTATGGTCTTAGCCACTACTAGTTGTTTGacgatgacctggccaaagtagtaaagtttagttagatagatagttagatattattgcaatatgtaaatccacattgactcttaatttaactaacatatggttggaagaagtaaaaatttatccaaaatgttttagtttttaaaaattatgacttttattattgtgtaatgtctagggatgtaacgatgcacTCCGAGCCGGTTGAAAATCGATGAAAATATGTGACGATTCGTGTCGGTTGAGATGTTAAAAGAATCGcgatactagggctgggcgatatggaccaaaagtcatatcccgatatattttggctgaatatcgatatacgatatatatcccgatatttttttccgcgaagtgagagcaaatgttcagtcaaagcccaaatcaaatatgacatgtcacaagtagtttcatagaaacagttgcaaaatcaaataaataataaaccggtttcttcacctggttcatgattaaatgctcagctgttcaaataacaataaaatgtaaacctaaatactgtataacaggagtaccttttttgaaatcaaagctccataggctatttgtgattcgttccaaaggtcaattaagctttagatattaatataatctactttgttcaaaatgtaatgcctcatgcctgtaagcctaggttatagtcccattcttccacttgatactgcttccacttaaataaacttaagatgaactatcgactacaaaacaaagaaatttattatgatcggttcacagatctgagtccaaacggaaacttcacccttctgaactaagagtttctgcttcaaggtgaagtttaaacagactgaaatgtccaggctcattcctccactatttatttctgtatgtatttatgcgttacatgtaattttaacgggcactgagctccagatcctgcagccgcagacggtcgctgccccgctgtagcttctttccgTCCGCCTGCCGCCGGCAAACCTAGTGAAACTttccgccgatatcgacatacagttcgtcctggactacgtgtaagatcctaccgatcaccactctgtctttggctggtccgatctggatcagcggggacccgGGCAGCAGCGCAGGTAaggctgtgtttttgcccggggaagagacgctgcggcGGCCACGGGGCTCTCCGCCCCGTCCCgcccggagctcagattgctggtcgagcggcatatataatcataaaacacattgtcacctgttaaatgttatccattgctgtttgttcttttcatttcctctacgaacataattaagcagtacaaaagtccggcatctttagcgttgatctgaatgcttcggccccctgttccaagatggcggcgggttttgacgtatgtttagaacctcacggcgacatatctatgggagcaaggatcacatttgaactatatcgatatatgcgatatggtctaattccatatctcatttaaaaatatatcgatatatttgtttatatcgatatatcgcccagccctacgcgATACACGTTTTAAACAGCAGGGGGCACTGAAGCAGTAGCCTATATTCTGACCTCGCTTTACAGGCGCGATAGCAGCGAACAAGCTGTAGCTTTTAACAGAAGCAAAAATGGCGGCGGCAAGTGTAGATGACGTTGATATTGAGGATGCCCCAAACTCATTCAAATCGGACGTGTGGCGGCATTTTGGCTTTCCGAAgactaaaaatgaaaaaggtgAGGTGGTAAcggacaaaacaaaaactgtgtGCAGATACTGCAAGAAGATGTTAATATACACCAATAGCACAACAAACATGATGCAGCATACAAACCGTCACCACAGTGAGAAGCTCCAGTCACCGCCGTCTGCACGTAAAAACCTGTTAGTGGGCCAAACCACACTGACCGGCGGATTTGCAGCCCCACTTGCGGCGACGAGTGCGAGAGCCAAAGAGATCACAAGGTGTATCGGCGTTTTCATGGCAAAAGATATGAGGCCATTTTCTGTCGTAGAAAATGAAGGATTTAAGCTACTCGTCAACAAATTGGAGCCCAAATACACCATCCCATCACGCCCCCACTTTAGCCAGACTGTCATGCCAGCGCTTTACAGGGAAACAAAATCTAAGGTAATTGAGACCCTCAGAAAAGCATATATTGTATCAATTACAATCGATGGCTGGACCTCCAGGGCTACCCAGAGTTATCTTACGGTCACAGCCCATGTGATAACCAGTGAGTGGGAGATGGTTAATTTTGTTCTCCAAACTCGCACATTGTTCGAAACACACACCGGAGCTAATATTGCTGAAGTTTTAAAATCAgctgtgagtgaatgggggcttCAAAAGGCCAACCATGGAATTGCTGTGGTCACGGACAACGCGAGGAATATGGATGTTGCTGTCAGAGAGGCTGGGCTGGCCCCCCATGTCAGGTGTTTTGCCCACACTTTGAACTTAGCCATCCAAGCGGGTTTGAGTGTGCCCCGCGTGAGTCGTTTGTTGGGCAGAGTGAAGCGTATTTCTGCCTTCTTTCACCGAAGCTCCACAGCCACAGCTGCGCTCGCAGCCAAACAGATACTACTGGAGCTTCCACCGCATAAGTTAATCATCGATGTCGCTACGCGCTGGAACAGCAGTCTGGATATGATCGAATGCTATCTCGAACAGCAAGCGGCTGTGACAGCAACTCTCCTGAGCAACGACGTTCGACGAAATCTCCGTGACATCGATACCTTGGATGGCTCAGACATCCGTGATGCGGAGGACATTGTGAAGCTTCTAAAGCCACTCAAAACAGCCACCACTGTGCTGTGTGATGAAAAAACCCCACTGTGTCTCTCATTGTGCCCTTAAAGCATATGATTGAGCATAACATGGCATCCAACGAAGAAGATTCCCCCACTGTGAGCAATATAAAGAGAGCTATACTGAACAACCTTTACAACAGATACACTTCAGAGTACAACCACCTGCTGGAGTGCACCGCATTAGACCCCAGATTCCGGGCTCTGCCTCATCTAGAGAAAGACCAACGCGATGATGTATTCCACAGACTGAAGGAGAAAGCTGTACTGATGTTGCAGAACCAGGTAAcctattgtatttattttactctttctctaaattgtatttattttactctttctctaaattgatttttttaaataatttgtttattattatggcatatttttctaaatgtgtttccaaatgtgtttgtgtaaacTCTGAGTAATGatacaaataaattataacaaattatattaaaatcttgtttttataACAATGTGAAACCCCTGTCAATGTTGTACTTAGATTTTACTTAGTCTTTTTATTTCTGCTATTCTTCTGTGCAGGATGAGGGCAAAGAATGTGCCAGTGGTCACCCCCCTGCAGCAGAGCAGCCTCTTGACCAGACAGAAGGAGCAGAGCTGAAACAACCTCCTTCCAAGAAAACAGCATTGGAAGATCTCCTTGGAGGGACTTTTGATGAACCAGTTGCACAGCACATCAGTCCGATTGATGCAGAAATGATTAAGTACAGAGCTGAAACATCCATTTCCCTCAATAGCTGTCCACTCAAGTGGTGGAAAGAGAATGCTAGGCTATACCCACTGCTATCCAGTATAGCAAAAGCATATCTCTCCACAGCAGCCATCTCTGTCCCTAGTGAAAGGGTTTTTTCATCAGCAGGGGACATTGTGAATGTGCAGAGATCTCAGCTTCTGCCAGAAAATGTGGATATGCtgatatttcttaaaaaaaacatgtaaaaaaaaaaaaaagaaagattctAAGCTAGGAAAGAGCACCGGCAAAGCCTTAGTTTGTTTATATgaaaagatttattttatttgtattatttattttatttgggatttgttttaatatttcaaTTTAGTTTTGTTATTTGACAAAGATATTTCAGTTTCAGAAAGAAATGTGCAGCATTTTGTCTGAGtgagaataaaataataaaaggaaactttttcatttatctttcttaaatctcattttgtacaaaaaaatCGTGATAAAATCGTATCGTGAAACCAGTATCGTGAATCGTATCGCATCGCGAGTTCAGTGAATCGTTACATGCCtagtaatgtcagaaggactgtTTTGCcggtcaaattaactttaatgagtgcatattgaaatattacactgttggttggcaaaaaatgcatctcaaaatgcatcagattgatgctttaaaatctgtaatatttaaaatatccTTCTCACCCTTTGCACCCCTGACCCATTTTCATGCCTGAACAGTACTATTACACATCTCATAAAGAACGCATGCTGAGTATGCAGGTTAACAGTCTGGCAGACTCATTCAGTAAGCCTTCTAAATGACCACACAGTTAAATGAAAACatctcaaagaaaaacaaacagtataTAGCCTTCATAAAAGGATAGGTTGGGGGGAGGGGTGCTGTCGCCGCATCATGGGTGCgccgtatattttcctgcttttttgtcttatgccaatcacacctatgacatatacacacactggcgcaactctgacatactttccacactccgtgtccgcggacagctgtaggttTGTAccggttaatgttctgtgcattgtcgaacacatgcagccactttcctgaatccgcttgcgagactgacacaagtccacagcggcgtgtatgtccgagcctagtaccctatatttatctgagcctgtcagctgtgtggtttggaatgaaagggagaaaactggacgccgagtaacacggttgatatcgctcatatacttttatttttttttgacggcgccttaactgcaaagtgctgcgggaaaccctgctccaactctcaactagcgtttctctgtctgtctctctgtgtccggagtcacacacacacacacacacacacacacacacacacacacacacacacacacacacacacacacacacacacacacacactctatctaAAGAATATCTAAAACCCAGCCTACACTGTTTAGATGAAAAGCTTTCCATTTGTTTCCCTTCCTCTCTGTTCTTTTCTCTGTTTGcatcttctgtctgtctgctctcatGTCTCTGCcctctttcactttctctttGTTCCCTCCTCTTCACTCTATCTTCTGCTCCACTCTTGCCTTCTTCTCAGGTCAGTGACGATGCCTTCTGTCAAGTATCAGAGAGGGGACATGGTGATGGGCCGCTGGCCTGGCAGCAGCCTGTATTATGAGGTCAAGGTGCTGCGCTTTGATGCCAACAGTCAGCTTTACACCGTCATCTACAAGGATGGCACTGAGCTGGAGCTCAGGGAGCAGGACATCAAGGTAGCCCCAAACACAACTCCACTCAGTCTTCTCACACTttaatgtaacttttttttttgtgtgatatcATGGTGTAATCATCTTTTTTCTAGGTTGTTGTCAAGCTAGTGCAGGCTTGAACCACAAGGGTATTATTAAACAAAAGTGTGTTAAGGGAAGGTTCAGCGGTTAAAGTTTCTAACATCTACAATGgcaataataaaaagaggaataaacaaTGTTAAACCCAAATTTACTTAACAATTAGCTAATCTGATTCTTCTTAATTGTTCAGCCCTTATTAAAATTCTAGGTTGTTATCAGTTATCAAGGTAGTGCAGGCTCAAACCACAGGGGAATTATTTAACAAAGTGTGTTAGGGGAAGGTTCAGAAGCTAAAGTTTCTAACATCTACAGTGGTAATGATAGCTAAGCCAAAGGGTACTACTGCTGCTGACCTTAATGATACATGTTGCTTTACTCAGGCAGATAAAGGGAGTTCCCATGTTGGTCCACATTTCAGCTTGAAAAATAGTATGTctttttaaagaattaaaaatgtAGTTTTCCTGTCATTGTTGAGGCTATATGGCAGTTTTAGCCAATGTGTAGGAACACTGCAAGAAGACTGCCCAGCGCCGaaacacaaattattattatttttaaaatgtctcgTCTATTTAATGATTTGGAGGAATACCACTGTAGCAGACGACCTCTACTAAACTATGATATATAAAGTTAATATTAAACACAAGATGAGGCAGTTttacttataaaaaaaacaatcccaTTTGTTAATAATGGCTGCTATCTCCTCTTTTTCCTTCAGAGTGCTGCTGGTTTCCAGCCTCGTCCACGCTCCCGCTCGCGTTCACGATCACCGGGCCGCCGTCGCAGCCGTTCCCGCTCCCCAGCAAGGAACACGCGGCGCTCGTCCTCCCGCACAGCGGCCGCCGTCGCTGCTGCAGCAATCACAGAGAGTGCACCGGCCTCCCGCAGGGATACTAAGCTGAAGGATGCGCAGGAAGTCATTCTCAGTCCCCTGGTGAGTGCCACAGCTGCCTTCTCATCTGTTGCCAATCACTGTTCACCTGTGATACATGACTGTTTGAACAGCTATCTAACGCTATAGAGTAATGTGGCCCAGTGGACTGCCCGGTTGCCTGGTCAAACTAGGCATGCAAAGTTTTACACCAAATTAAATTCATGTAATCTCTTGAAGAAATGATAGCCTGTGTggaatttgaaataaaaaatgtacaatCAGCAGTCATTAATCAAAACGCTTACAACACTAAGCAAAGTGGAGCTACATTCTGTTGTTAATGATGTTACTAGGCAACAGTCTTTGTTCCAGAGCAGCACATCTTATTCCTAGAAAGTGCCTTGAACGTGGAGGAAGTAGCTTCCTGCGACACCAACCCGGCCATTCAGTATATCACACGGCTGGCCTACCTGCAATACACAACTATAATACGCCTCCATGCATGTCAAACAATGCCTAAGCAAATAAACACATCCTACTCCTTAGACATTATAGCTATAAAACATAACTAGGTCATCGATGTCCTAAATCATCAGTACTTTGTCATCGAGGGGAAATGTGTCACTTTCTGTCTGCCGTGCTGGATTTTGACCCTAACCCTTCACATTCTCTCTGCCTTGTCCTCACATTGCTTTTTTTgccctctttgtctctcttcatctccATCATTGTCCCTCCATTGTGTGATGGGCAGCAACAGACAAAGGCAGCTGAGAACAATAGCAACAATAAGCATGAGCAGAAAGAGGAGAATAACACTGCTAACAAAGTAAATGAGGTAAGTTCAATCTTGTAACTAAAACAATATTTTCTTCTCAGTACACACAAGAACATTAACACCGATGAAGACAGACCAAATTCATGAAATACACATGTATTGAAAgcattaatgcttttttttattcaaagctTTTCTTCTGTTGCGTATCTCTGAGGTTGAGATGAGTTTTGTCAGATAGATAGACCAACACTTGATGTTCCAGCTGCTACTCATGCTCTACTACTGTTGGCTCTGAGGTATGTTAGAGCTAATGGAATGTCATGATGCATGCACGTTCCAGCTGAGAGAGGCCCCCCCTCACAAGATCCGGCTTCATTTAGCCCCTCACATGGCTACCAACATGTGACTTTACTTTACCAGAGCTTCACTGGCTCCTACGGTAGACATCTGGGAATCTTAAAGGAGTTGTTTCAGTTCCAGTTTTGCTAGCTTAGTTGTTTGGCTTGTTCAGCTAGTCTCTGAAGTCATGTTATGTGACCGTCAGGGTGTcaaattaaccctaaccctagccaaagtggctggtggatgcccaattttaccagccacttacattttttaccagccactttttccggaattcaaatttataaaaagtgcactattatacttttaattgctttattaaattacttattattaatacatattttattaatataaatttatttattatgtgtcagtagcttgttgatctttacattgttagttaatttcctatcctggcctgagacacacattcatacggtttgataaaggacttattggacttaAACTTATCATTGATCTTACAATAAcaagtgtagctgtcctcaatttaggtcatcctgtacgtctcatctctggttttgtgtgtgtgtgtgtgtgtgtgtgtgtgtgtgtgtgtgtgtgtgtgtgtgttgtgtgtgtgtgtgtgtgtgtgtgtgtgtgtgtgtgtgtgtgtgtgtgtgtgtgtgtgtgggggtcagTTACTTGAGCAGTAGAGATACA includes:
- the LOC120547324 gene encoding E3 SUMO-protein ligase ZBED1-like, producing MIEHNMASNEEDSPTVSNIKRAILNNLYNRYTSEYNHLLECTALDPRFRALPHLEKDQRDDVFHRLKEKAVLMLQNQDEGKECASGHPPAAEQPLDQTEGAELKQPPSKKTALEDLLGGTFDEPVAQHISPIDAEMIKYRAETSISLNSCPLKWWKENARLYPLLSSIAKAYLSTAAISVPSERVFSSAGDIVNVQRSQLLPENVDMLIFLKKNM